A single region of the Pseudothermotoga sp. genome encodes:
- a CDS encoding phosphoglucomutase/phosphomannomutase family protein, translating into MRIKFGTSGWRAIISDDFTFKNVRIVSQAISEYLKKNNGRSVIVARDTRFMTEFYARLVAEVLTANGIKVLMPENPTPTPVVSFSIRQHKLSGGINITASHNPPEYCGIKFNPADGSPAPPEVTQQIESIIATTDENKISTMSLVEANNKDLFEIFDPKPDYFSALSKVINFEIIKKAKPRVIIDLMYGTAIGYLDDLCSKVCHEIEIFHNYRDPYFGGGRPEPDEERLSLLANRVKSKNWDVVLAVDGDADRFGIVDDEGRYIKPNEVIALLAHHLYKNKGMKGPVARTVATSHALDEVAKAFGGNVVETPVGFKFLASVLLNEKAVIAGEESGGLSIANHVPEKDGILACLLILEMISYEQKPLSQIRKDFNQRYGNFFNTRVDLKLSNDEEKKALFEKFETIEKYLTDLKVISKDRVDGLRYFFDKSSSWLLIRSSGTEPVIRVYFEARDEVTYQKLNMLVRKISR; encoded by the coding sequence ATGAGGATTAAATTTGGTACAAGCGGCTGGAGAGCGATAATAAGTGACGATTTTACTTTCAAGAATGTTCGCATCGTTTCTCAGGCTATATCGGAATATCTGAAAAAGAACAATGGCAGAAGCGTTATCGTTGCACGCGATACACGTTTCATGACAGAGTTCTATGCGCGTTTGGTTGCAGAAGTACTCACAGCAAATGGCATAAAAGTTTTGATGCCCGAGAATCCCACACCAACACCAGTTGTTTCTTTCTCGATACGCCAGCACAAACTGTCCGGAGGGATCAATATAACAGCTTCGCACAATCCGCCCGAGTATTGCGGGATAAAGTTCAACCCAGCGGATGGCTCACCAGCACCTCCCGAGGTAACACAGCAGATCGAATCCATCATAGCTACGACCGATGAGAACAAGATTTCAACTATGTCTCTCGTTGAGGCCAACAATAAGGATCTCTTCGAAATATTCGATCCGAAACCAGATTATTTCAGTGCATTATCAAAAGTTATAAACTTTGAAATCATAAAAAAGGCAAAACCCAGAGTTATTATTGATTTAATGTATGGTACAGCTATTGGGTATCTAGATGATTTGTGCTCAAAAGTATGTCATGAAATCGAAATTTTTCATAACTACAGAGACCCGTACTTCGGCGGTGGCAGACCTGAACCAGACGAAGAAAGGCTCTCGCTACTTGCAAATCGTGTTAAATCTAAGAATTGGGATGTTGTGTTGGCTGTAGATGGAGACGCAGACAGATTCGGCATCGTTGACGATGAAGGAAGGTACATCAAACCGAACGAAGTGATAGCGTTGCTAGCTCATCACCTTTACAAGAACAAAGGTATGAAAGGACCTGTAGCTAGGACTGTCGCAACCTCACATGCTTTGGACGAAGTTGCTAAAGCTTTTGGAGGGAATGTCGTGGAAACCCCCGTTGGTTTCAAGTTCCTCGCCTCGGTTCTACTGAATGAAAAAGCGGTGATCGCGGGGGAAGAAAGTGGAGGATTGTCCATAGCTAATCACGTTCCAGAGAAAGACGGTATACTTGCCTGTCTTCTCATTCTAGAAATGATCAGTTACGAGCAAAAACCGCTTTCTCAGATCAGAAAAGATTTTAATCAACGTTATGGTAACTTTTTCAACACGAGAGTCGATTTGAAACTTTCAAACGATGAGGAAAAGAAGGCCCTTTTCGAAAAATTTGAAACAATAGAAAAGTATTTGACGGACTTGAAAGTGATCTCCAAAGATAGAGTGGACGGCTTACGTTACTTTTTTGACAAATCCAGCAGTTGGCTGCTCATCAGAAGCTCTGGCACAGAACCTGTTATAAGAGTTTATTTTGAAGCGAGAGACGAAGTTACTTACCAAAAGCTGAACATGCTCGTGAGAAAGATCAGCAGGTGA
- the topA gene encoding type I DNA topoisomerase, translating to MSKSKKIIIVESPAKARTIMEILKGEYEVISSKGHVRDLPEKRFGVDMKDFEPVFEIIDGKEKIVREIIERAKGKEVFLASDMDREGEAIAWHLADILGILGREKRIVFSEITPQTIINAVRSPRQIDMRKVRAQLARRILDRIVGYKISPLLWKLLRTGSSAGRVQSAALKLVCERELQRHKFVPKKFWKVQGYIGSLKFYLTHVEGKKIEMQQVDEALAKKIQQEVKKLKLVQKKIRLVQKKPPLPFITSTMQQEAANKFGFSVARTMQLAQMLYEGVETPEGHKAFITYIRTDSTRISEYARFQAERFIEKNFGERYIGEFKSDQKKPNIQDAHEAIRPVDVELTPEKAEKLLDRDLYKLYKLIWERFLASQMAPATYEEIVYLFECDVYMFEAKVERRIFDGFEAVFGKPTEAPKTLEGETFEVTRWAIEQDETKPPARYTESSMVRALEARGIGRPSTYATIISTLIERKYVVKESKELVPTVLGSIVNYYLEQRFPKIVDLDFTARMEEALDAIERGEKNHKQVLQEFYSEFSEQFERAQREWLSIDLKTNLNCECGEKFSLKMGRFGLYLTCRTCGKTTSVDLSSPAVMDYDSMYFIGQVKSYACPNCGEPLKKYSGKYGKYYHCHKCNKNYRDFARGNCPKCGWMVEKKLSKNKRQFFKCTNDDCDYLSWLEPANDACPYCGERLHYKKLRSSEKLFCQKCRKTFEKIEGGTKH from the coding sequence ATGTCAAAAAGCAAAAAGATCATAATAGTTGAGTCTCCTGCCAAAGCAAGAACCATCATGGAGATATTGAAAGGTGAATACGAAGTCATTTCCTCCAAAGGTCACGTTCGAGATTTGCCCGAAAAACGTTTCGGCGTAGATATGAAAGATTTTGAACCTGTTTTTGAAATCATCGACGGTAAGGAAAAAATTGTGAGAGAAATTATCGAGAGAGCTAAAGGAAAAGAAGTGTTCCTAGCATCTGACATGGATAGAGAAGGCGAAGCGATAGCTTGGCATTTGGCTGATATACTGGGAATTCTTGGAAGAGAGAAAAGGATAGTTTTCAGCGAGATAACTCCACAAACCATAATAAACGCTGTTCGTTCCCCGCGGCAAATAGATATGAGAAAAGTCCGCGCTCAGCTTGCGCGTCGCATTTTGGACAGAATCGTCGGTTATAAGATCAGTCCTTTATTGTGGAAATTGCTCAGGACCGGTTCTAGCGCCGGTAGAGTACAATCAGCCGCACTTAAATTAGTATGTGAACGAGAGTTACAACGCCATAAATTTGTCCCAAAGAAGTTTTGGAAAGTGCAAGGCTACATAGGTTCACTGAAGTTTTATTTAACGCATGTGGAAGGTAAGAAGATCGAAATGCAACAAGTGGACGAGGCTTTGGCAAAGAAAATACAGCAAGAAGTAAAAAAGTTGAAACTCGTACAGAAAAAGATTAGATTGGTGCAGAAAAAACCACCGTTGCCATTCATAACTAGTACCATGCAACAAGAAGCTGCGAACAAATTCGGTTTCTCTGTCGCTCGAACTATGCAACTTGCTCAGATGCTTTACGAAGGTGTTGAGACGCCCGAAGGGCACAAGGCTTTCATAACCTATATTAGGACTGACTCAACACGCATCTCTGAATACGCAAGGTTTCAAGCTGAGAGATTCATCGAGAAAAATTTTGGAGAGCGTTATATTGGAGAATTCAAATCAGATCAGAAGAAACCCAATATTCAAGACGCTCACGAGGCAATCAGACCAGTCGATGTTGAGTTGACCCCCGAAAAAGCTGAAAAGCTTCTCGATAGAGATCTATACAAACTTTATAAGCTGATCTGGGAAAGATTCTTAGCATCCCAAATGGCTCCCGCAACGTATGAGGAAATCGTTTATTTGTTCGAGTGTGACGTTTATATGTTTGAAGCTAAGGTAGAAAGAAGAATCTTTGATGGCTTCGAAGCAGTTTTTGGAAAACCAACTGAGGCACCGAAAACTTTGGAAGGTGAGACCTTCGAAGTTACAAGATGGGCAATAGAACAAGATGAAACGAAGCCACCTGCAAGGTATACAGAATCATCTATGGTCAGGGCGCTAGAGGCAAGAGGGATAGGAAGGCCGAGCACCTATGCAACTATCATCTCCACATTGATCGAGAGAAAATATGTTGTTAAAGAATCGAAAGAACTCGTACCAACAGTACTCGGATCCATTGTGAACTATTATTTGGAACAAAGATTCCCAAAGATAGTGGATCTAGATTTCACTGCGAGAATGGAAGAAGCATTAGATGCGATCGAGAGGGGAGAAAAAAACCACAAACAGGTTTTGCAGGAATTCTATAGTGAGTTTTCCGAACAATTCGAGCGAGCGCAAAGGGAATGGTTATCCATAGATTTGAAGACGAATTTGAACTGCGAGTGCGGGGAAAAATTCTCCTTAAAAATGGGGCGATTCGGTCTTTATCTCACGTGTCGCACGTGTGGGAAAACCACATCGGTAGATTTGAGTAGTCCTGCGGTTATGGATTATGACTCAATGTATTTCATCGGTCAGGTTAAAAGTTATGCTTGTCCAAACTGCGGGGAACCTCTCAAAAAATACAGTGGTAAGTATGGTAAGTATTATCACTGCCATAAGTGTAACAAAAATTATAGAGATTTCGCACGCGGTAACTGTCCAAAATGTGGTTGGATGGTCGAGAAAAAACTCAGCAAAAACAAGCGACAGTTCTTCAAATGTACGAATGATGATTGCGATTATCTGAGTTGGCTCGAACCTGCGAATGATGCTTGTCCCTATTGCGGTGAGAGGTTACACTACAAAAAATTGCGCTCATCTGAAAAACTGTTCTGCCAGAAATGTAGAAAAACTTTTGAAAAAATCGAGGGAGGCACAAAACATTGA
- a CDS encoding D-alanine--D-alanine ligase, which produces MKIAVLMGGISREREISLRSGENVVKALKKLGHQVAPIDVREDFLNILPTLKKFDLVFIALHGKFGEDGTIQALLEWLDVPYTGSRVLASALCFDKLMTYRVVEKFVPVPEYVVVDSPVKESPLGFPCVVKPRKEGSSIGVHICDTPEELHTYLKEELKIYKEMILQRYVAGRELTVSLIEMNGELQILPILELKPKRRFYDYIAKYTPNMTEFVLPAPLSDAEYRVVCDSCLKAFKVCECSGFARIDGILKDGTFYFLEINTIPGLTDLSDMPASARAAGMSFEDLIDAIVKTVKK; this is translated from the coding sequence TTGAAAATTGCGGTTCTGATGGGTGGCATATCCAGAGAACGTGAGATCTCACTGAGGAGCGGTGAAAACGTCGTCAAAGCTTTGAAGAAACTTGGACATCAAGTTGCACCGATAGACGTTAGAGAAGATTTCCTCAATATTTTACCAACTTTGAAGAAATTCGATCTGGTTTTCATAGCATTGCATGGTAAGTTTGGTGAAGATGGTACAATCCAAGCTTTACTCGAGTGGTTGGATGTACCGTACACAGGTTCCAGAGTTTTAGCAAGTGCGCTGTGTTTTGACAAATTGATGACCTACAGAGTGGTAGAAAAATTCGTTCCAGTCCCAGAATACGTCGTTGTGGATAGCCCCGTAAAAGAATCCCCTCTCGGTTTTCCCTGTGTCGTAAAACCTCGTAAAGAAGGTTCTAGCATTGGTGTACACATCTGTGATACTCCCGAAGAGCTGCATACATATCTCAAAGAGGAGCTGAAGATATACAAAGAAATGATCCTACAACGTTATGTTGCTGGTAGAGAACTCACTGTTTCTCTGATTGAGATGAATGGCGAGCTTCAGATATTACCCATACTTGAATTAAAACCTAAACGCAGGTTCTATGACTACATAGCTAAGTACACCCCAAACATGACAGAATTTGTGCTTCCTGCGCCACTGAGTGACGCAGAGTACAGAGTTGTTTGCGATAGTTGTTTGAAGGCTTTTAAAGTGTGTGAATGCAGCGGTTTTGCAAGGATAGATGGGATTTTGAAAGATGGAACGTTTTATTTTCTTGAAATCAATACTATACCTGGTTTAACAGATTTGAGCGATATGCCTGCATCAGCCCGCGCTGCTGGTATGAGCTTTGAAGATCTAATTGACGCAATCGTGAAGACGGTGAAAAAATGA